One genomic region from Bufo bufo chromosome 3, aBufBuf1.1, whole genome shotgun sequence encodes:
- the LOC120996200 gene encoding keratin, type II cytoskeletal 7-like → MSQTLGAKLGKCNVGSPCGTKNFSSCSTGGGYGGGKVSFTSSSVIRSGSKPAYSTSGRFGSSSLFNFGGNKRISTGSNRGVIIGGRSYSSFCESFPVCPPGGIQNVTVNQLLLQPVNADIDPNAQRIKTEEREQMKSLNNKFACFIDKVRFLEQQNQILETKWNLLKEQNQKMEARKEFYNRQYQSMFDANINSLQRQIDNSKTEKCRLEGDLSSMQNVVEDFKCKYEEEINKRTCAENEFVTLKKDVDEVYLQRVSLETKQEALENQLNFLKALYDEEVAEMQERISDTNVVLTMDNNRNLDWEGLIAEMKSQYEEIASKSKAEAEATYARQYQQLKDAAGQHVDSLRNSKTEIQELSSLIKRIQGEIDCVKKQISSLETAICKAEDRGELALKDAKVKLCELEAALQKAKEDLACQLRDYQALLSTKLSLDAEIGTYRTLLEGEESRIHGEVDNKVKMCVFSATGKVGSSVVSDCAPCNVKTPVIKVTGNQSGKTIYSTVTSSQSTSRKQY, encoded by the exons ATGAGCCAAACATTGGGTGCCAAGCTTGGAAAGTGTAATGTTGGGAGTCCTTGTGGCACTAAGAACTTTAGCAGCTGCTCAACCGGTGGTGGGTATGGAGGTGGAAAAGTCAGCTTCACTTCATCTTCAGTTATACGATCTGGAAGTAAACCTGCATACTCCACTAGTGGCAGATTTGGTTCATCTAGCCTTTTCAACTTTGGCGGGAACAAAAGGATAAGCACTGGAAGCAACAGAGGAGTAATCATTGGTGGTAGAAGCTATAGCAGCTTTTGTGAAAGTTTCCCTGTTTGCCCACCAGGAGGTATCCAAAATGTTACAGTCAACCAATTACTGCTCCAACCAGTCAACGCAGATATTGATCCAAATGCCCAAAGAATCAAAACAGAAGAACGAGAGCAGATGAAATCTCTAAACAACAAGTTTGCATGCTTCATAGACAAG GTTAGATTCCTTGAACAGCAAAATCAAATTCTGGAAACAAAATGGAATCTTTTGAAAGAGCAAAATCAAAAGATGGAAGCCAGGAAAGAATTTTACAACAGACAATATCAATCTATGTTTGATGCGAACATTAACAGTCTTCAAAGGCAAATTGATAATTCCAAAACTGAAAAATGCCGCCTGGAAGGTGACCTAAGTAGCATGCAAAATGTTGTGGAGGATTTTAAGTGCAA ATATGAAGAAGAGATTAATAAAAGAACATGTGCTGAAAATGAGTTTGTAACCTTGAAGAAG GATGTAGATGAGGTTTATTTGCAAAGAGTTTCTTTGGAGACCAAACAAGAAGCCTTGGAGAATCAGCTCAACTTCCTAAAGGCCCTGTATGATGAG GAAGTGGCTGAAATGCAAGAACGAATTTCTGATACAAATGTTGTCTTGACTATGGACAACAACCGTAATTTGGACTGGGAAGGACTAATTGCTGAAATGAAGTCTCAATATGAGGAAATTGCATCAAAAAGTAAAGCTGAGGCTGAAGCTACCTATGCTAGACAA TATCAACAGCTGAAGGATGCAGCTGGACAACATGTAGATAGTCTACGAAACAGCAAGACTGAGATCCAAGAACTGAGCAGCCTGATCAAGAGAATTCAAGGTGAAATTGACTGTGTGAAAAAGCAG ATTTCCAGCTTAGAGACTGCAATTTGTAAAGCAGAAGACCGTGGAGAACTTGCTTTGAAAGATGCCAAAGTCAAACTATGTGAATTGGAGGCTGCTCTACAGAAAGCCAAAGAAGATTTAGCTTGTCAGCTCCGTGACTATCAGGCACTTCTCAGTACAAAACTGTCTCTAGATGCTGAGATAGGCACTTACCGAACTCTATTAGAAGGGGAGGAGAGCAG aatACATGGAGAAGTTGACAACAAAGTTAAGATGT GTGTCTTCAGCGCCACTGGAAAAGTTGGCAGTTCTGTGGTATCTGACTGCGCTCCATGCAATGTCAAAACTCCTGTGATCAAAGTAACAGGAAACCAAAGTGGAAAGACAATATACTCCACTGTGACCTCATCTCAGAGTACCTCCAGGAAGCAGTACTGA